The DNA region CGGTCGTGGTTGGCAGGTTCAACGACCTCTTAACCGGCCAGATGCTCGAAGGGGCCTTAGACTGCTTCAGGAGGCACAACGTTGATGCCGTTGACGTCGTAAAGGTCCCCGGTTCCTTTGAAATACCGCTCATCGCCAAAAAGCTCGCCGAGAGCGGGAAGTACAGCGCTGTCCTCGCCCTCGGGGCTGTGGTCAGGGGCGAGACCAGGCACTTCGACCTTGTGGCAAACGAAGTGGCGAAAGGCATCGCAAACGTCTCCCTGCAGACAGGTGTCCCCGTCATCTTCGGCGTCATCACGGTTGAGGATGAGCTCCAGGGCCTGGACAGGGCGGGGATAAAGGCCAACAAGGGCTTCGAGTACGCCCTGGCAACCCTTGAGATGGCCAACCTCATGAGGGAGCTGAAGAGCTGACCCCCAGATTTTTCTTTTCCGGCTTTTTCATGGGGGTCAGACGCATAAAGCCCAGAGCGCCGGGTCGATGGGTTAATCTTTTGCCTCATTCCTTTCCGCAGATCACGCCCTTCCCCTCGCACCTATCAACCTCGAGCTGAACCGTTACGTGGGTTATCCCGTACTTCCTTAGCCTTTCCTCGACCTCGTCTATTATGGCCTGGCCCGCGCTTACCGGCATGTCGTCGACCTCAACGTGGCACTCGAAGTGGATTTCCTTCTCCCCGATCCTCCAGGCGTGGAAGTGGTGGGCGTTTCTCACCCCGGGTATTGACTCTACCTCCCTTTTTATCGCCCCGAGGTCGAGCTCCGGAGAGGCCTCCATAAGGACTTCAACGCTCCCCCTCAGTATTTCATAGCCCTCCCTCAGGATGTAGAGTGAAACCAAGACCGTAACGAGCGGGTCAACCCAGGTGAGGTTCCATTTGATTATGAGGACTCCCCCGATGACCACTGCCACAGAGGATAGCGTGTCGCCCATGAG from Thermococcus zilligii AN1 includes:
- the ribH gene encoding 6,7-dimethyl-8-ribityllumazine synthase yields the protein MEVRTFEGGFDGKGLRIAVVVGRFNDLLTGQMLEGALDCFRRHNVDAVDVVKVPGSFEIPLIAKKLAESGKYSAVLALGAVVRGETRHFDLVANEVAKGIANVSLQTGVPVIFGVITVEDELQGLDRAGIKANKGFEYALATLEMANLMRELKS